In one window of Macadamia integrifolia cultivar HAES 741 chromosome 2, SCU_Mint_v3, whole genome shotgun sequence DNA:
- the LOC122090498 gene encoding uncharacterized protein LOC122090498 has translation MGMDISATIQIERKSSIESEPRTLNMNQLKFAREAALYVMQTRNIEEALSIFTKGLEPVVSAVNDRTNFTVESMEDYDNFTTQLRLSADVPRIRNDIASAPF, from the exons ATGGGAATGGATATCTCCGCAACCATTCAAATTGAGAGGAAATCATCCATTGAGAGTGAGCCACGAACGCTTAACATGAATCAACTCAAATTTGCAAGG GAGGCAGCACTTTATGTTATGCAAACCAGAAATATCGAAGAGGCTCTAAGCATTTTCACAAAG GGTTTGGAGCCAGTGGTGAGTGCTGTGAATGACAGAACGAATTTTACAGTGGAGTCAATGGAGGACTATGATAACTTTACAACTCAGTTAAGACTTTCAGCTGATGTCCCAAGAATTAGGAACGATATAGCTTCTGCACCTTTTTGA
- the LOC122058403 gene encoding bidirectional sugar transporter SWEET1-like isoform X1, with product MDVAHFLFGIIGNATALFLFLAPTITFRRIIRSKSTEEFSGIPYVMTLLNCLLSAWYGLPFVSPNNILVSTINGTGAVIESLYVLTFIIYAPKKVKAKILGLLAVVLTVFATIAIISIVAFHGHTRKIFCGLAATIFSIVMYASPLSIMRLVIKTKSVEYMPFFLSLFCFLCGTSWFIFGLLGRDPFVAVPNGFGSGLGALQLILYLIYRNNKGRGGGEAVKKVSETTTVEKQSQLAPAVDTRAANQDSHV from the exons ATGGACGTTGCGCACTTCTTGTTTGGGATAATCG GAAATGCCACTGCTTTATTTCTCTTCCTTGCTCCGAC AATTACATTTCGAAGAATCATAAGGAGCAAATCGACGGAGGAGTTCTCAGGCATCCCTTACGTCATGACCTTACTCAACTGCCTCCTCTCCGCATG GTATGGTCTTCCGTTTGTATCACCAAACAACATCTTAGTCAGTACGATCAACGGTACCGGTGCGGTGATCGAGTCACTATACGTATTGACCTTCATTATCTACGCACCTAAGAAGGTGAAAGCCAAGATCCTAGGGTTACTTGCAGTCGTGCTCACCGTCTTTGCTACGATCGCCATTATTTCCATCGTTGCCTTTCATGGCCACACCAGGAAGATCTTCTGTGGCCTTGCAGCCACTATCTTCTCCATTGTAATGTACGCCTCGCCTCTATCCATCATG AGGCTAGTGATCAAGACGAAGAGCGTGGAGTACATGCCTTTCTTCTTGTCGCTGTTTTGCTTCCTATGCGGGACGTCGTGGTTCATCTTCGGCCTTCTTGGTCGTGACCCTTTCGTTGCT GTACCAAACGGGTTCGGATCAGGTTTGGGGGCATTGCAGCTAATACTGTATCTGATATACCGGAATAACAAgggcagaggaggaggagaagcggTGAAGAAAGTGTCGGAGACTACTACAGTGGAGAAGCAATCTCAGCTTGCACCTGCGGTGGACACGCGAGCAGCTAATCAGGACAGCCACGTTTAG
- the LOC122058403 gene encoding bidirectional sugar transporter SWEET1-like isoform X2, whose product MTLLNCLLSAWYGLPFVSPNNILVSTINGTGAVIESLYVLTFIIYAPKKVKAKILGLLAVVLTVFATIAIISIVAFHGHTRKIFCGLAATIFSIVMYASPLSIMRLVIKTKSVEYMPFFLSLFCFLCGTSWFIFGLLGRDPFVAVPNGFGSGLGALQLILYLIYRNNKGRGGGEAVKKVSETTTVEKQSQLAPAVDTRAANQDSHV is encoded by the exons ATGACCTTACTCAACTGCCTCCTCTCCGCATG GTATGGTCTTCCGTTTGTATCACCAAACAACATCTTAGTCAGTACGATCAACGGTACCGGTGCGGTGATCGAGTCACTATACGTATTGACCTTCATTATCTACGCACCTAAGAAGGTGAAAGCCAAGATCCTAGGGTTACTTGCAGTCGTGCTCACCGTCTTTGCTACGATCGCCATTATTTCCATCGTTGCCTTTCATGGCCACACCAGGAAGATCTTCTGTGGCCTTGCAGCCACTATCTTCTCCATTGTAATGTACGCCTCGCCTCTATCCATCATG AGGCTAGTGATCAAGACGAAGAGCGTGGAGTACATGCCTTTCTTCTTGTCGCTGTTTTGCTTCCTATGCGGGACGTCGTGGTTCATCTTCGGCCTTCTTGGTCGTGACCCTTTCGTTGCT GTACCAAACGGGTTCGGATCAGGTTTGGGGGCATTGCAGCTAATACTGTATCTGATATACCGGAATAACAAgggcagaggaggaggagaagcggTGAAGAAAGTGTCGGAGACTACTACAGTGGAGAAGCAATCTCAGCTTGCACCTGCGGTGGACACGCGAGCAGCTAATCAGGACAGCCACGTTTAG
- the LOC122059239 gene encoding protein NUCLEAR FUSION DEFECTIVE 6, mitochondrial-like, with protein sequence MAANFARRSLISSPASATRILSGWKSSASSSFVSGASKLGGFTPARSTSRVSLHFSRLPMELGCAQSLMPLHSVTASALLTSMLSLNGGNWGWHSEGFAMPL encoded by the exons ATGGCAGCTAATTTTGCAAGACGATCCCTTATAAGCTCCCCTGCATCTGCAACAAGAATATTAAGCGGATGGAAATCATCAGCGTCATCATCTTTTGTTTCTGGAGCAAGTAAGCTTGGAGGATTCACTCCTGCGAGGTCCACTTCTCGTGTTTCTCTACATTTCTCCAG GCTGCCAATGGAGTTAGGTTGTGCACAATCGTTGATGCCATTGCACAGTGTTACTGCTTCAGCATTGCTCACCTCAATGCTTTCTTTGAACGGTGGAAACTGGGGATGGCACTCTGAag GATTTGCAATGCCTCTATAG
- the LOC122061341 gene encoding putative clathrin assembly protein At4g02650: MAPSKIRRALGAVKDKTSIGLAKVSSSNSISELEVAIVKATRHEELPAEERHIREILSLTSYSNTYITACVNTLSRRLNKTKNWTVALKTLMLIHRLLLEGDPAYESEIFYATRRGTRLLNMSDFRDSSRRDSWDFSAFVRTFALYLEERLEFRMQGRRGGRRSERLRYDEDEEETARSPVKSNTPVREFKSIERIFTRCQHLQRILERFLACRPTGEPKHNRVVIVALYPTIKESFQIYFDIAEIMGILIDRFMDLDVRDCVRVHEIFARLSKQFDELDSIYSWCKQIGIGRSSEYPEVDRITPKKLEVMDEFIRDKSVLAQRKRANNHSDDSPIIQEKKDDKEKVQTVEEKEEDMSKIKELPPPEGVSEENKKEDSTTTTQQEADLLNLHDNDTMTTKEYSDKLALALFDGVPTSSATSQGPGWEAFMSDDSGDWETALVQSASNLSNQKTSLAGGFDTLLLDGMYQQSAVVAAQRAYVGTGSASSMVTSDKSAMLALPAPPVSANGGVNHNVDPFAASLTVAPPAYVQVSDLEKKQKLVMEEHMMWQQYTRDGMQGQLGLMKLQQNQYYPYNTGGYTRSY, encoded by the exons ATGGCCCCAAGCAAGATCCGTAGGGCCCTTGGGGCCGTCAAGGACAAGACTAGCATTGGCTTAGCCAAGGTGAGTAGCAGCAACTCCATCTCCGAGCTCGAGGTTGCCATCGTAAAGGCAACACGCCACGAAGAACTACCGGCCGAAGAGAGGCACATTAGGGAGATTCTAAGCTTAACAAGTTACTCCAATACCTACATTACTGCTTGCGTGAACACATTGTCAAGGAGACTAAACAAAACTAAGAACTGGACTGTGGCACTCAAGACACTCATGTTAATCCATCGTCTCCTCTTGGAGGGTGATCCGGCTTATGAATCGGAGATCTTCTATGCTACACGGCGTGGTACTCGCCTGCTCAACATGTCTGATTTTAGGGATTCTTCACGACGCGATTCCTGGGATTTCTCGGCATTTGTACGTACATTTGCTCTCTATCTTGAAGAACGACTTGAGTTTCGGATGCAAGGTCGACGAGGCGGTCGCCGAAGTGAGCGGCTGAGATACGATGAAGACGAAGAAGAGACTGCGAGGTCGCCGGTGAAGAGCAATACTCCAGTCCGTGAGTTCAAGAGTATTGAGCGCATCTTTACTAGGTGTCAACACCTGCAACGAATCCTTGAGAGGTTCCTTGCATGTCGACCAACTG GAGAGCCGAAACACAACCGAGTGGTGATCGTGGCCCTCTATCCGACTATAAAAGAGAGCTTCCAAATATACTTTGACATAGCCGAAATAATGGGCATCTTGATCGATCGTTTCATGGATCTGGACGTTCGCGACTGTGTTCGAGTCCACGAGATCTTCGCCAGACTCAGTAAACAGTTCGACGAGCTTGACTCGATATATAGTTGGTGCAAGCAAATCGGAATTGGAAGGTCCTCCGAGTACCCAGAGGTTGACAGAATCACTCCCAAGAAGCTCGAGGTCATGGACGAATTCATCCGAGACAAATCTGTTCTTGCCCAGAGGAAGAGAGCCAACAACCATAGCGATGATAGTCCCATCATCCAGGAGAAGAAAGACGATAAAGAAAAAGTCCAGActgtggaagaaaaagaagaagatatgtCGAAGATCAAAGAGTTGCCGCCACCCGAAGGCGTCTCtgaagaaaacaagaaagaagactccaccaccaccacccaacAAGAAGCAGACTTGTTGAATCTTCACGATAACGACACGATGACCACCAAAGAGTATAGTGACAAATTGGCCTTGGCCTTGTTTGACGGTGTCCCAACATCGTCGGCGACATCGCAAGGGCCGGGATGGGAAGCTTTCATGTCGGATGACTCTGGGGATTGGGAGACGGCATTAGTGCAATCAGCTAGTAACCTATCGAACCAGAAGACATCTCTTGCTGGCGGATTCGATACATTATTGCTTGACGGCATGTATCAACAGTCGGCGGTGGTAGCGGCACAAAGAGCCTATGTAGGCACAGGGAGTGCAAGTAGTATGGTAACGTCCGATAAGTCAGCGATGCTGGCATTGCCTGCACCACCAGTTTCAGCCAATGGTGGAGTGAACCATAATGTTGATCCATTTGCTGCGTCTCTAACGGTGGCGCCGCCTGCCTATGTGCAAGTGTCGGATTTGGAAAAGAAGCAAAAGTTGGTGATGGAAGAGCACATGATGTGGCAACAATATACAAGGGATGGGATGCAAGGGCAGCTTGGTCTTATGAAACTACAACAAAATCAATACTATCCCTACAACACGGGAGGTTACACACGTAGCTACTGA